The Myxococcaceae bacterium DNA segment AATGAGGAAGCAACATGTTTGACCGAATCGGATTCTCTACTCGTCCAGACCCTTCTCTATCGGAGTTGGTGCACCTCTCCCAAACCGCTATTCAGGGGGCTTTGCCTCCTGCATTGGCCCCTTTGGCGGAGCCATCGCAAAGCCAAATTATTGGAGCGAACCAATCTCATGGGGAAGGTTTGCGCTTGGAGATCCCTGGCAAAGTGCGAGCCGTGTATCAACAGATTCAGGACATTCGTTCAGCGATGACTCGTTTGGAGCGGCAAACCAATCATCGCTTTGCCTCCATCGAACAAGCTGCCAGCCCTATCTTAAAAGCTTACCATCGAAGTCTGACTCAGTTGTCTCAAGGGCTTTTCAGTGGAAAAGCCTGAAACACTGAAAGAGATCAAAGGTTATACCGATGAAGAATTGGGAGCCATTTCTCAAATTGCTTACTTTATGATGATGCAAGGTAAATATCGAGAAGCGCGAATTTTGTTCGAAGCTTTGGTGGCGATCGAGCCCTCTAACGAGTATAATTATCGCGCTTTGGGGGTTCTTGCTCAACACGAAGGAGACTCGAACCGTGCACTCGAGCAATTCGGATACGCCATTCAACTTGCTTCCGAGCAGCCACAAGCGTATGTAAATCGTGCCGAAATCCATCTCTCAGAAGGAAA contains these protein-coding regions:
- a CDS encoding CesD/SycD/LcrH family type III secretion system chaperone, producing the protein MEKPETLKEIKGYTDEELGAISQIAYFMMMQGKYREARILFEALVAIEPSNEYNYRALGVLAQHEGDSNRALEQFGYAIQLASEQPQAYVNRAEIHLSEGNQEGAEQDLQAALMCMGRQDRALSRKAWALYRNIKFEEV